A stretch of Vibrio maritimus DNA encodes these proteins:
- a CDS encoding DUF2989 domain-containing protein: MKLPHALLVLLSASMLAGCFEARKNTDQLCEQEPSLNCAVLNTSDGQCRIPRTNLIWHRYEMMKAPSEANTIEEYYLLKEYRKCLELASQIQPIEQADLKARRFDALMYSINEQERVTNSLSGSTSPETLYFLWSETGDHNARRRFLEMEGSPQLDTAELQYALATYYISRDKNKTYQLLNRSLELSSGGKTVNKDVIKALASVTQSLNQPQQSFLWAMVAKQFDIPIASDNALRLMFNLNDSEYDQLKSQANTVAKAIKNGSYSPTLSR; this comes from the coding sequence ATGAAATTACCCCATGCTTTGCTTGTTCTTTTAAGCGCGTCAATGTTAGCCGGCTGTTTTGAGGCTCGCAAAAACACAGACCAGCTTTGCGAACAAGAACCCTCTCTTAATTGCGCAGTTCTCAATACGTCTGACGGACAATGTCGGATCCCTAGAACCAATCTTATTTGGCATCGATACGAGATGATGAAAGCCCCTAGCGAGGCAAACACCATTGAAGAGTATTATCTGTTGAAAGAGTACAGAAAATGTCTTGAACTCGCCTCGCAAATACAACCCATCGAGCAAGCTGACCTAAAAGCGAGACGCTTTGATGCTTTGATGTATTCCATTAACGAACAAGAACGGGTCACGAATTCATTGAGTGGCTCGACGTCACCAGAAACCCTCTATTTTCTTTGGAGTGAAACTGGCGACCATAACGCGCGCCGACGCTTTCTAGAGATGGAAGGCTCTCCTCAGTTGGATACGGCGGAGCTTCAGTACGCGCTTGCCACTTACTATATCTCGAGAGATAAGAATAAAACCTACCAACTATTGAACCGTTCTCTTGAACTTTCAAGTGGCGGTAAAACAGTAAACAAGGACGTCATCAAGGCCTTGGCGAGCGTAACGCAAAGCTTAAACCAACCACAACAATCGTTTCTCTGGGCTATGGTCGCGAAACAGTTTGATATTCCTATCGCTTCCGATAACGCGCTGAGGTTGATGTTTAACTTAAACGACAGTGAATACGATCAGTTAAAAAGTCAGGCCAATACCGTTGCCAAGGCAATAAAGAATGGTAGTTACTCGCCAACTCTGTCTCGCTAA
- the lpoB gene encoding penicillin-binding protein activator LpoB, whose product MKKSIIALLGLAVILGGCSNKVSYGDAQATETTTIDFGSTDLQKIAGDMVDSMLMSGSVAAITRDSRPIVFVERIKNKTTEHIDTESITDTISTKMLNSGKFRFVDMDRVESVREQLNFQNNDELVNQSTAIQFGQMVGAQYMLYGNLSSIVKEAGSDKDVYYKMTMRLMDLETGLIEWADETEIRKQESRSVLGL is encoded by the coding sequence ATGAAAAAGAGTATTATTGCTTTGTTAGGTTTGGCTGTCATTCTTGGCGGTTGTTCAAACAAAGTCAGCTATGGCGACGCACAAGCAACAGAAACAACAACCATCGACTTTGGTTCAACGGATCTGCAAAAGATCGCTGGTGACATGGTTGACAGTATGTTGATGTCGGGTTCGGTTGCGGCAATTACCCGCGATAGCCGACCAATCGTGTTCGTAGAGCGTATCAAGAACAAAACCACAGAGCATATTGATACTGAATCTATCACTGACACCATCAGTACCAAGATGTTGAATTCAGGTAAGTTCCGCTTTGTCGACATGGACCGAGTAGAATCTGTTCGTGAGCAACTTAACTTCCAAAACAATGATGAGCTTGTGAACCAAAGCACTGCGATTCAGTTTGGTCAAATGGTGGGTGCTCAGTACATGTTATACGGCAACCTGAGCAGCATCGTGAAGGAAGCGGGTAGCGATAAAGACGTTTACTACAAAATGACAATGCGTCTAATGGACCTAGAAACAGGTCTGATCGAATGGGCAGATGAGACCGAAATTCGTAAGCAAGAGTCTCGCTCTGTACTAGGTCTGTAA
- the ycfP gene encoding alpha/beta hydrolase YcfP — MIIYLHGFDSTSPGNHEKVLQLQFIDEDVRFVNYSTLHPKHDMQFLLKEVNKLVQESSDPNPLICGVGLGGYWSERIGFLCGIKQVIFNPNLHPEENMQGRIDRPEEYEDIATKCVEKFRTKNAKQCMVVLSREDEIRDNQETADELSDYYDVTWDETQTHKFKKISQHLQAMKAFKLAQ; from the coding sequence ATGATTATCTATCTTCACGGCTTTGACTCAACAAGCCCAGGCAACCATGAAAAGGTTCTTCAGTTGCAATTCATTGATGAAGATGTTCGCTTCGTCAACTACAGCACTCTTCATCCAAAGCACGACATGCAGTTTCTGCTCAAAGAGGTTAATAAGTTAGTTCAGGAGTCTTCCGATCCGAATCCGCTCATTTGTGGTGTGGGTTTAGGTGGCTATTGGTCTGAGCGTATCGGCTTCTTGTGTGGGATTAAACAGGTTATCTTCAACCCGAACCTTCACCCAGAAGAAAATATGCAAGGGCGCATAGACCGTCCTGAAGAGTACGAAGATATCGCGACCAAGTGTGTAGAGAAGTTCCGTACTAAGAACGCAAAACAGTGTATGGTTGTTTTATCGCGTGAAGACGAGATTCGTGACAACCAAGAGACCGCTGACGAACTAAGTGATTACTACGATGTGACATGGGATGAAACCCAGACTCACAAATTCAAGAAGATATCTCAGCACCTACAAGCGATGAAGGCATTCAAGTTAGCTCAATAA
- a CDS encoding YcfL family protein, with amino-acid sequence MKKWLVAIGVLLSLIGCASNKTAGIKIEGQTQTVLYGDERMGDKFSVDDISTVDTNGHPRAVVKLSNTTSVDQIIQYRFYWYDEQGLEVNTKQAPWKRAILRGDETITLSEVSVNPNGKDFRVQLRGADD; translated from the coding sequence ATGAAAAAGTGGTTAGTAGCAATAGGTGTACTTCTCTCGTTAATTGGTTGTGCATCTAACAAAACAGCGGGTATCAAGATAGAAGGTCAAACTCAAACCGTACTTTACGGTGACGAGAGGATGGGAGACAAGTTCTCTGTTGATGACATTTCTACGGTTGATACCAATGGACACCCAAGAGCGGTCGTTAAACTTTCTAACACAACCTCTGTTGATCAAATTATTCAGTACCGTTTTTATTGGTACGATGAACAAGGGTTGGAAGTAAACACTAAGCAGGCGCCTTGGAAGCGTGCGATTTTGAGGGGTGATGAAACTATTACCCTGTCAGAGGTGTCTGTAAATCCAAATGGTAAAGATTTCCGTGTGCAGTTGCGCGGAGCTGATGATTAA
- a CDS encoding MFS transporter, translating to MLKKLGLEGWFSAHFAYGIVQIVFVPMMVPSFILARTGSPTDAGLAMGLFGLAGLAAPVIGMLADKYKAHRLAQLFGMIAYLLAGTSFLLAGDNFTLMAIGSIFFGTGSAILLMLNPVFITFAGYDAKTEASKLGRMAQVLIIGSLLSGIALAYVTDLGWSYEMRFMAMMAIVAVLAVITMLTNKKPAQRILDNAEAIAAAAAEEDAPKVGIAKVVFSNFGLFLLAVGLLCAGQGAFQAQYPNLLENGYGVAQSLSAANLSVASVLGLIVLVAAEKFVARYGNLSLFKLSAVASIVVIGIAYVIAEAGMSLHYIIPLALFLVYLQGITVTDMISPAIAARLTFVGGGLTQGLMMFFISLGFGMGSVISGIAVDGFGWAALPFAILGLTIAAYVCVLIVGMKHKAAVKREQMKSA from the coding sequence ATGTTGAAAAAACTCGGCTTAGAAGGCTGGTTCTCGGCTCACTTTGCTTATGGCATCGTCCAAATTGTTTTCGTTCCTATGATGGTGCCTTCATTCATCCTTGCTCGTACTGGCAGTCCAACCGATGCTGGCCTAGCAATGGGCCTATTTGGTCTTGCGGGTCTTGCTGCTCCTGTAATCGGCATGCTTGCTGACAAATACAAAGCGCACCGTTTAGCTCAGCTATTTGGCATGATCGCTTATCTATTGGCTGGCACGAGTTTCCTTTTAGCTGGAGATAACTTTACGCTGATGGCTATTGGCTCGATTTTCTTCGGCACAGGCTCGGCGATCCTTCTTATGCTTAACCCAGTATTCATCACTTTTGCTGGCTACGATGCAAAAACTGAAGCCTCCAAACTGGGTCGAATGGCGCAGGTTCTTATCATTGGCTCACTGCTTTCTGGTATTGCACTCGCTTATGTCACGGACCTAGGTTGGTCTTATGAGATGCGCTTTATGGCGATGATGGCAATTGTTGCGGTTTTAGCTGTGATTACTATGCTGACCAACAAAAAACCGGCACAACGTATACTCGATAATGCCGAGGCTATCGCTGCGGCTGCGGCGGAAGAAGATGCACCAAAAGTAGGTATCGCCAAGGTAGTATTCTCTAACTTTGGACTGTTCCTGCTCGCAGTAGGCTTGCTTTGTGCAGGTCAAGGTGCGTTCCAAGCTCAGTATCCTAACCTCCTTGAAAATGGATATGGCGTTGCTCAGTCTCTGTCAGCGGCAAACTTATCTGTTGCGTCAGTACTAGGTCTTATTGTGTTGGTTGCGGCTGAAAAGTTTGTGGCTCGCTACGGTAACCTAAGTCTATTCAAACTATCTGCAGTGGCGTCTATCGTGGTGATTGGTATCGCGTATGTGATTGCTGAAGCAGGTATGTCTTTGCATTACATCATTCCGTTAGCCCTGTTCCTTGTTTATCTGCAAGGTATCACGGTGACGGATATGATTTCTCCAGCTATCGCTGCGCGTCTCACTTTTGTGGGTGGTGGTCTGACGCAAGGTCTGATGATGTTCTTTATCTCGCTAGGTTTCGGTATGGGTAGCGTGATCAGTGGTATCGCTGTTGATGGTTTTGGCTGGGCAGCACTTCCATTCGCGATTCTAGGTCTGACGATCGCAGCTTATGTCTGTGTGTTGATTGTTGGTATGAAGCACAAAGCGGCAGTAAAGCGTGAGCAAATGAAGTCGGCATAA
- a CDS encoding DUF1887 family protein encodes MAVHVGIIDQDPIRLVTPLLDDRTVSRHIIFIGDESQFGMYERLNAVLAEREITSEFFEIPNIVNTSAIKQSILKLANTLKEKNLEVKLNASCGLRHRLLSVYEVFRTFHWPIFVVEPNSDKMCWLYPEGAQDAQVQDHITIGDYLTIFGARGEFTDYDLPPQLDKKLYDLGEKWASNALELGPGLATLNYLATTCRKEQKLDVALSEKQQGYRELNMLISDLVESQIASYDNGVLTFISEDARRFSNGEWLENLVHSTVKQIREDVPTIQDHSLNVQVYRQLGEREVRNELDVASVVNNKLHIIECKTKGMRDDGDDTLYKLESLRDLLGGLQARAMLVSFRPLRHNDITRAEDLGLALIGPDELKDLKRHLTIWFQGAGGIDERSRLS; translated from the coding sequence ATGGCCGTTCATGTAGGCATTATCGACCAAGACCCGATCCGCTTGGTCACTCCATTACTTGATGATCGCACCGTCAGTCGTCACATCATTTTCATTGGTGACGAATCCCAATTTGGTATGTATGAGCGTCTCAACGCTGTTCTCGCTGAGCGTGAAATCACGTCTGAGTTTTTTGAAATCCCAAATATCGTCAACACGTCTGCGATCAAGCAATCTATTCTGAAGCTAGCAAACACACTAAAAGAGAAGAATCTGGAGGTAAAACTTAATGCTAGCTGTGGCCTTCGTCACCGCCTACTTTCTGTTTACGAAGTATTCCGCACCTTCCATTGGCCAATCTTTGTCGTCGAACCAAACAGTGACAAGATGTGCTGGCTTTATCCTGAAGGAGCGCAAGATGCGCAGGTCCAAGACCATATTACTATCGGTGACTACCTCACAATCTTCGGTGCAAGAGGTGAGTTTACCGATTACGACCTTCCTCCTCAGCTAGACAAAAAGCTCTACGACCTTGGAGAGAAATGGGCGAGTAATGCGCTTGAACTTGGTCCTGGCCTGGCGACGCTGAACTATCTCGCGACCACGTGCCGCAAAGAGCAAAAACTGGATGTAGCTCTGTCTGAAAAGCAGCAAGGCTATCGTGAGCTAAACATGCTAATCAGCGACTTGGTTGAGTCCCAAATTGCCAGTTACGACAATGGCGTGCTGACGTTTATCAGTGAAGATGCGAGACGCTTCTCTAATGGCGAGTGGCTTGAGAATCTGGTTCATAGCACGGTTAAACAGATCCGCGAGGACGTCCCGACGATTCAAGACCATTCGCTCAATGTTCAAGTATACCGCCAGCTTGGTGAGCGCGAGGTTCGCAATGAACTCGATGTTGCCTCTGTGGTAAACAATAAGCTCCACATCATCGAGTGCAAAACGAAAGGCATGCGAGATGATGGTGACGACACACTCTACAAACTTGAATCACTTCGCGATCTGTTAGGTGGCCTGCAAGCGCGCGCTATGTTGGTGAGTTTTAGACCGCTGCGTCATAACGACATTACTCGTGCAGAAGATCTCGGTCTCGCGCTTATTGGTCCCGATGAGCTAAAAGACCTCAAGCGTCACCTGACTATTTGGTTCCAAGGCGCAGGTGGTATCGACGAGCGCTCACGTCTGAGTTAA
- a CDS encoding methyl-accepting chemotaxis protein produces the protein MQGSVIRRMYAGFTLIVVLFVITIGIMLNGMSQIHDNFGSVSNTSLPLVSMSNQTSVELLSADKSFKDFLTTQNEERMALRREEFSASMQSFGSALEELAQVSQGFPELEAAITELRDVQTRYDQEAQVAMDNYQSMFAAQEQVQQSTRRFQKLNTDLSVGMKEYVDDASSISVKVMAKSYFIKLKDAELITSDALASSDTTFVQDAVNKNRKAVTHLNYAFNGLATQMPALKKAFEASVQQFSKDVGQKGGVLDQHNNYLIARAALYQNIENLAIEVDGAMETLNGFNEFATGNLNQSLSNAGDIYDQGVIKAIGIGLVVTLIAVGIGYHIAQSVRQPLNSTLKTLESLTEGDMTQRIEVKYNNEFRRLGNHINTLADSLHNVLVKLNDASDNLTETASSNQATSASAQQQLSAQREQTANVATAMTEMSHSVQEVANSAQSSLSKVHQVESASESGRQIMSTNISTINQLETRLNESVEAVGELQRMSSQIGSILDVIRNIAEQTNLLALNAAIEAARAGEQGRGFAVVADEVRVLAQKTTESTTEIETMIGNLQSSSKSAGQVIESCMKDMELSVEQASSANGAMEEIQALIIEISQMSTHISQAAGEQSETTADIAKNIEEINHIADDSYQAMSEIASTSQSLTSLANQQSELVHRFKL, from the coding sequence ATGCAGGGTTCTGTAATCAGAAGAATGTACGCCGGCTTTACGCTTATTGTCGTTCTGTTCGTCATCACCATTGGCATAATGCTCAACGGCATGAGTCAAATTCACGACAACTTTGGCTCAGTATCGAATACCTCTTTGCCTCTAGTGTCGATGTCTAACCAAACCAGCGTGGAGCTGCTATCGGCCGATAAGTCATTCAAAGACTTCCTCACTACGCAGAACGAAGAACGTATGGCACTTCGTCGTGAAGAGTTCTCTGCTTCTATGCAAAGTTTTGGCAGCGCACTCGAAGAGCTGGCTCAGGTTAGCCAAGGCTTTCCAGAACTCGAAGCAGCCATTACCGAGTTAAGAGACGTGCAAACACGATACGATCAAGAAGCGCAGGTTGCGATGGATAACTATCAATCCATGTTCGCAGCTCAAGAGCAAGTTCAACAATCAACACGCCGCTTCCAAAAGCTTAATACTGACCTGTCTGTCGGCATGAAAGAATATGTGGATGATGCATCAAGCATTTCAGTGAAAGTCATGGCGAAGAGCTACTTCATCAAACTAAAAGATGCTGAGCTCATTACCTCTGATGCACTAGCAAGCAGCGATACAACGTTCGTACAAGACGCAGTTAACAAAAACCGTAAAGCTGTCACGCACCTTAATTACGCGTTTAACGGTCTTGCGACACAGATGCCAGCGCTAAAAAAAGCGTTTGAAGCTTCGGTTCAACAGTTCTCGAAAGATGTGGGCCAAAAAGGCGGCGTGCTTGATCAACACAATAACTATCTGATCGCACGAGCTGCCCTGTATCAGAACATCGAGAACCTCGCGATTGAAGTAGACGGCGCTATGGAGACGTTGAATGGATTCAACGAATTTGCGACTGGCAATTTGAACCAGTCTCTCTCAAATGCTGGCGATATTTATGACCAGGGCGTTATCAAAGCTATCGGTATCGGCCTTGTGGTGACTCTAATTGCTGTGGGTATCGGCTATCATATTGCGCAAAGTGTCCGTCAACCACTTAACAGCACGCTGAAAACACTTGAAAGCCTGACCGAAGGTGATATGACGCAGCGTATCGAAGTGAAATACAACAACGAGTTCCGTCGTCTTGGCAATCACATCAATACCCTCGCTGACAGTCTGCACAATGTCTTGGTTAAACTGAATGATGCGTCTGACAACCTAACAGAAACGGCAAGTAGCAACCAAGCGACATCGGCAAGTGCCCAGCAACAACTTAGTGCGCAAAGAGAGCAGACCGCTAACGTTGCAACCGCAATGACAGAAATGTCACATTCGGTGCAAGAAGTCGCTAACAGCGCGCAAAGCTCACTAAGCAAAGTTCATCAGGTGGAGTCTGCTTCTGAGTCTGGTCGACAAATCATGAGCACCAATATCAGCACCATCAATCAGCTTGAAACTCGCCTAAACGAATCAGTCGAAGCGGTTGGTGAGCTTCAGAGAATGAGTAGCCAAATTGGCAGTATCTTGGATGTTATCCGCAACATCGCAGAGCAAACTAACCTTCTTGCACTCAATGCCGCTATTGAAGCCGCGCGTGCTGGTGAGCAAGGTCGCGGGTTTGCGGTTGTTGCTGATGAAGTACGCGTACTGGCTCAGAAAACGACCGAGTCGACCACTGAAATTGAAACCATGATCGGCAACTTGCAGTCGAGTTCGAAGAGCGCAGGTCAAGTTATCGAAAGCTGCATGAAGGACATGGAGCTTTCTGTTGAGCAGGCATCGAGCGCAAATGGTGCAATGGAAGAGATTCAAGCCCTGATTATCGAAATTAGCCAGATGAGTACTCACATCTCGCAAGCGGCAGGTGAGCAAAGCGAGACCACAGCAGACATCGCTAAGAATATCGAGGAGATTAACCATATCGCCGATGATAGTTATCAAGCTATGTCAGAAATTGCCTCTACCAGCCAGAGCTTAACCAGCCTTGCCAACCAGCAAAGTGAGCTAGTTCATCGCTTCAAGCTGTAA
- the hinT gene encoding purine nucleoside phosphoramidase, which translates to MAEETIFSKIIRKEIPADVLYQDDLVTAFRDINPRAPSHVLIIPNKLIPTVNDIEAEDEAMMGRMFTVAKKIAKDEGIAEDGYRLIMNCNSYGGQEVYHIHMHLVGGRPLGPLLVG; encoded by the coding sequence ATGGCTGAAGAAACCATTTTTAGCAAAATTATTCGCAAAGAAATTCCTGCTGATGTGTTGTACCAAGATGATTTGGTGACGGCATTTCGCGATATTAACCCTCGTGCTCCAAGTCATGTTTTGATCATTCCGAACAAGTTGATCCCAACAGTCAACGATATTGAAGCGGAAGACGAAGCCATGATGGGACGTATGTTCACTGTGGCAAAGAAGATTGCTAAAGATGAAGGGATTGCTGAAGATGGTTATCGCTTAATCATGAACTGCAACTCTTACGGTGGACAAGAGGTTTACCATATTCACATGCACCTAGTTGGTGGTCGTCCACTTGGCCCGCTGCTAGTCGGCTAA
- a CDS encoding COG3014 family protein, translating into MLKRCVKHTITIALTATLTACAGLSAGNLFSHYTQQNTIVYQSVKSGQYEKAQAALPQDVVAGDILDNFERGRVDFLNADYPESKSALEVSDKAVRVQQDKALISISDTATSVGALAVNDNITEYVPPDYELGFLHLYLGLNYVQKNDLDGALVEVRRANRVQERARQAREKDLQSAENELKQKGLSPNLGSVLSRYPDAGNKLKAVQNGYLLYLSGLLYEASNDLNGAYIDYTRALAVAPDNEAVIEAAIRVAKRSGRNQDLAKLKKQYGDRPGVSEGQGRVIILEERGVVSAMQSWNLTLPVYDSQGNTALYTVALPYYVPSVSPKLSPLTLDSASVKTDELVDVNLMAQQQLTENMPTILLRQALRVYAKDQIRKSTAKDDDVGNLLFNVWNTLTEQPDTRSWQTLPGSVNAASKIVKAGEHTVSVDGQDYTFEVRDRQTALVWVSRQGGSATIWHKQLGRM; encoded by the coding sequence ATGCTAAAACGTTGCGTAAAACATACTATAACTATTGCACTTACTGCGACCTTGACGGCTTGTGCAGGGCTATCTGCCGGTAACTTGTTTAGTCATTATACTCAGCAAAATACTATCGTTTATCAGTCTGTTAAATCTGGTCAGTATGAAAAAGCGCAAGCCGCATTACCACAAGATGTGGTAGCGGGAGATATTTTGGATAACTTTGAGCGAGGGCGGGTCGATTTTCTTAATGCAGACTACCCAGAGAGTAAGTCTGCGTTAGAGGTTAGTGATAAAGCCGTTCGTGTCCAGCAAGACAAGGCCCTGATATCGATAAGTGATACCGCAACCAGCGTTGGTGCGTTAGCGGTTAACGACAATATTACCGAATATGTGCCGCCTGACTATGAGCTTGGTTTTTTGCATCTTTACCTAGGTCTCAACTATGTTCAGAAAAACGATTTAGATGGCGCGTTGGTCGAAGTTCGACGAGCAAATCGGGTTCAAGAGCGTGCGAGGCAAGCCAGAGAGAAAGACCTTCAGTCCGCCGAGAACGAATTAAAGCAAAAGGGTTTGTCGCCTAACCTTGGATCTGTGTTATCGCGCTATCCAGATGCTGGAAACAAGCTAAAAGCGGTACAAAATGGCTATCTGCTGTATTTATCGGGCTTATTGTATGAAGCGTCTAATGATCTGAATGGAGCCTATATTGACTACACTAGAGCGCTTGCTGTCGCTCCAGACAATGAAGCGGTGATTGAAGCTGCCATTCGCGTTGCAAAACGCTCAGGAAGAAATCAAGACCTTGCGAAGCTGAAGAAACAGTACGGGGATAGACCGGGTGTTTCCGAAGGACAAGGTCGAGTGATTATCCTAGAGGAGCGAGGTGTGGTATCTGCAATGCAGTCTTGGAATCTGACTTTGCCTGTTTATGACAGTCAAGGCAATACGGCACTTTATACTGTTGCGCTGCCATATTATGTTCCAAGCGTCTCACCCAAGCTTTCACCTTTGACATTGGATAGTGCATCGGTGAAAACAGATGAACTGGTTGACGTTAATCTGATGGCACAGCAGCAACTAACGGAAAATATGCCAACCATCTTGCTAAGACAGGCGCTGCGGGTCTACGCCAAAGACCAAATTCGTAAGAGCACCGCAAAGGACGACGATGTAGGGAATCTTCTTTTCAATGTATGGAACACCTTAACAGAGCAGCCTGATACAAGAAGTTGGCAAACGCTTCCAGGCAGTGTGAATGCGGCGAGTAAAATCGTAAAAGCGGGTGAGCATACCGTTTCTGTTGATGGTCAGGACTATACTTTTGAAGTAAGAGACCGTCAGACCGCCCTCGTATGGGTATCTAGGCAAGGTGGAAGTGCCACAATCTGGCATAAGCAATTAGGAAGGATGTGA
- a CDS encoding NAD(P)/FAD-dependent oxidoreductase, translating into MTNIVVVGGGAGGLELATKLGRTLGRKGRANITLVDRKASHLWKPLLHEVATGSLDEGVDALSYRAHAKNHHFDFQMGSLQDIDRENKHITLSELKDEQGELLMPSRTIDYDVLVLAIGSTSNDFNTPGVRDNCIFLDSPEQAHRFRTEMNNEFLKLHAKNGQGTVDIAIVGAGATGVELSAELHNAVKELRTYGFGDLDSSKLNVNLIEAGERILPALPPRISGAAHSELTKLGVTVRTATMVTQADESGLTTKDGEHIPAQIMVWAAGIKAPDFMKDIAGLETNRINQLVVKDTLQTTRDDDIFVIGDLAQCTQADGKFVPPRAQAAHQMATRAFGNIVAKLNSRELKPYVYNDHGSLVSLSRFSTVGSLMGNLTKGSMMVEGRIARVVYISLYRMHQMALHGMLKTGLMMLVGRINRVLRPNLKLH; encoded by the coding sequence GTGACTAATATTGTCGTTGTAGGTGGTGGGGCAGGCGGACTAGAGCTTGCAACCAAGTTAGGCCGAACACTAGGACGTAAAGGGCGCGCCAATATTACGCTTGTAGACCGTAAAGCTAGCCACTTATGGAAGCCATTGCTGCATGAAGTAGCAACAGGCTCATTGGATGAAGGCGTCGATGCATTAAGCTACCGTGCACACGCGAAAAACCATCATTTTGATTTCCAAATGGGTAGTCTTCAAGACATCGATCGCGAAAATAAACACATTACACTTAGTGAGTTGAAAGATGAGCAGGGTGAGCTGCTGATGCCAAGTCGCACAATCGATTATGATGTGCTCGTACTTGCCATCGGTTCTACGTCTAATGACTTCAACACACCTGGTGTGCGCGATAACTGTATTTTCTTGGACAGCCCAGAGCAGGCGCATCGCTTCCGTACAGAAATGAACAACGAGTTCTTGAAGCTACATGCGAAAAATGGTCAAGGTACTGTTGATATCGCTATTGTGGGTGCGGGCGCAACGGGTGTTGAACTTTCTGCCGAGCTACACAACGCAGTAAAAGAGCTACGTACTTACGGTTTTGGTGATCTTGACTCGAGCAAGTTGAACGTAAACTTGATTGAAGCGGGTGAGCGAATCCTACCGGCTCTTCCTCCACGCATTTCTGGTGCTGCACATTCTGAGCTGACTAAGCTTGGTGTGACAGTACGTACTGCGACTATGGTAACGCAAGCAGACGAATCAGGTTTGACAACAAAAGACGGCGAGCACATCCCGGCACAGATCATGGTTTGGGCTGCAGGTATTAAAGCGCCTGATTTCATGAAAGACATTGCAGGGTTAGAGACGAATCGTATTAACCAGTTAGTAGTTAAAGACACGCTGCAAACTACACGCGACGATGACATTTTTGTCATTGGCGACTTAGCACAGTGTACGCAGGCAGACGGCAAGTTTGTCCCACCTCGCGCTCAGGCTGCGCACCAGATGGCGACACGCGCGTTTGGTAATATTGTGGCTAAGCTAAACAGTCGCGAACTGAAGCCTTATGTTTATAACGATCATGGTTCACTTGTCTCTTTGAGTCGTTTCTCAACAGTCGGCAGTCTAATGGGCAACCTAACTAAAGGTTCGATGATGGTAGAAGGTCGTATTGCACGTGTGGTGTATATCTCTTTATACCGTATGCACCAAATGGCGCTTCATGGCATGCTAAAAACAGGTCTGATGATGCTGGTTGGCCGAATTAACCGAGTACTTCGTCCTAACCTAAAGCTTCACTAA
- a CDS encoding phosphotransferase: MQLSPDLAAIPPLINEVPLGALPLSGGLTNRSWRILTPSLGWVVWRANALHSQIFDICRRNEAKVINAVSPSIPTYQVLKENEQGLLVSWIEGRPYQQPDPEPAIALLARIHSLAPDMSIRQFDFQTKVDHYWSHIHDSDLKARYNSFYQAFRAPPNLRTSMSAICHFDFGFHNLLKSQGDIAVIDWEYAAIASPTLDLAMTLDMLGLDFKDGLTLYQKYHAVECPEDWYADMMDWKPYIDLMAMLWYVLAAQVWESGDFYTTAEQIYQRNC; encoded by the coding sequence TTGCAGTTGTCACCAGACCTAGCTGCCATTCCTCCTCTTATCAATGAAGTGCCCCTCGGGGCACTTCCGCTTTCTGGTGGATTAACTAACCGAAGTTGGCGCATACTCACTCCAAGCCTTGGGTGGGTAGTATGGCGTGCAAATGCTTTGCACAGTCAGATATTTGATATCTGTCGTCGTAATGAAGCAAAGGTCATCAATGCGGTTTCGCCTTCGATACCAACCTATCAAGTTCTCAAAGAAAATGAGCAAGGTCTCTTGGTGTCATGGATAGAGGGACGCCCATATCAACAGCCCGACCCAGAACCGGCTATTGCACTATTAGCCCGTATTCATAGCCTTGCACCTGATATGTCGATTCGTCAGTTCGATTTTCAAACAAAGGTAGACCACTATTGGTCTCACATTCATGATAGTGACTTAAAAGCGCGCTATAACTCTTTCTATCAAGCATTTCGAGCGCCACCAAACCTTAGAACCTCGATGAGTGCGATCTGCCACTTTGATTTTGGCTTTCATAACTTACTCAAATCTCAAGGTGATATCGCTGTGATTGACTGGGAGTACGCCGCCATCGCATCACCAACGTTGGACTTAGCGATGACGTTAGATATGTTAGGGCTGGACTTCAAAGATGGCTTAACGCTCTATCAGAAGTATCACGCAGTAGAGTGCCCTGAGGATTGGTATGCTGACATGATGGACTGGAAACCTTATATCGACCTTATGGCAATGCTTTGGTATGTGTTGGCCGCGCAAGTTTGGGAGAGTGGCGATTTTTACACCACGGCAGAACAAATTTATCAACGAAATTGTTGA